A region from the Rhodamnia argentea isolate NSW1041297 chromosome 7, ASM2092103v1, whole genome shotgun sequence genome encodes:
- the LOC115742423 gene encoding FHA domain-containing protein FHA2, which produces MSASGGDVEAGFAKLQGEDFEYYMQTYSIILGRNSKKSTVDVDLSSLGGGMNISRHHARIFYDFSRRRFALEVLGKNGCLVEGVLHLPGNPPVKLDSQDLLQIGDKEFYFLLPVRSILGGPVGPRHHVAAPAGAYGYPPQPVVGGRKGRGREVYEEEEYGEEEEEGGGGGKRVRKDGYEGAYGGYAGSGSGGKQALVPAEKKGDSRSRIDRDADNQQLMQLEEKDVVSSVATVLSDLCGPGEWMPMEKLHTELVEQYRSVWHHSRVRRYLTSEDWPGPEAKGKPWYGLLMLLRKYPEHFVINTRSKGRVTLEFVSLVSLLS; this is translated from the exons ATGAGCGCGTCGGGCGGCGACGTGGAGGCGGGGTTCGCGAAGTTGCAGGGAGAGGACTTCGAGTACTACATGCAGACCTACTCCATCATCCTCGGCCGCAACTCCAAGAAATCGACGGTCGACGTCGACCTCTCCAGCCTCGGCGGCGGCATGAACATCTCCCGCCACCACGCCCGCATTTTCTACGACTTCTCCCGCCGCCGCTTCGCCCTCGAGGTCCTCGGTAAGAATGGCTGCCTCGTCGAGGGCGTCCTCCACCTCCCTGGGAACCCTCCCGTCAAGCTCGATTCCCAGGACTTGCTCCAGATTGGCGACAAGGAGTTCTATTTCTTGTTGCCCGTGAGGAGCATTTTAGGGGGGCCGGTCGGGCCCCGGCACCACGTGGCTGCGCCGGCAGGGGCGTATGGGTATCCGCCGCAGCCGGTGGTTGGGGGGAggaaggggagggggagggaggtttatgaggaggaggagtatggggaggaggaggaggaaggtggtggtggtgggaagAGGGTCAGGAAGGATGGGTATGAGGGGGCTTATGGTGGCTATGCTGGTAGTGGTTCTGGTGGCAAGCAGGCACTGG TTCCTGCTGAGAAGAAGGGAGACAGCAGATCAAGAATTGACAGAGATGCTGATAACCAGCAGCTTATGCAGTTGGAAGAGAAGGATGTGGTATCATCTGTAGCTACAGTATTGTCCGATCTTTGTGGTCCAGGGGAATGGATGCCCATGGAGAAACTGCATACTGAG CTGGTGGAGCAGTATAGAAGTGTTTGGCATCACAGTCGAGTCAGGAGATACCTCACGTCTGAGGACTGGCCTGGCCCGGAAGCTAAGGGAAAACCTTGGTATGGTTTGCTTATGTTGCTGAGAAAATATCCGGAGCACTTTGTCATCAACACGAGATCAAAGGGTCGGGTGACGCTAGAGTTTGTGTCATTGGTCTCTCTGCTCTCGTGA
- the LOC115742422 gene encoding uncharacterized protein LOC115742422 has protein sequence MGVLSESLCFCKGVGKSERTKAAIFSGKSPAMAAVSGSGTGFLIHRNLLLTTHASLPSVAAAETAEIQLQSGVAATLFPHRFFITSSVLDLSIVGLDTIDGDSNAQGQQPHYLKTNAKPNLDLGSIVYVLGFTEKKELTIGEGKVVIATDNLIKLSTEGVVWSPGSAGFDAQGNLAFMICDPMKLATSPNTKSSSTSSSSSSSSKKDLTMQFGIPIPIICDWLNQHWEGSLDELNKPKLPIMRLMSTGQKSEHSCASFTMRRVFKSTEADGDGTPSSSNLISKSRDPPGPSCSIAVNMIDQEQKAIDPDSTHFQGIPTPEIYESRKLTSMPVRKKEAGQMQLLDINFPPRIAKPAVALLPAKLLHRSSNKDYVEKLRLQNPLRTEEVQDVGLTSPHSVAKMASTGSVNGAQSEVQSCSSPLEASEMHYGYSSEEETMYSAETAESRNYTSPREGKFHQVGRSQSCVSYSRWGPAQRSSTARRELLEKERSFIHGRKVHSHGATSQRSNDYFSPTVSSIMKKRNNPEQPSRPRPSAVNSSPRWAF, from the exons ATGGGGGTCCTCAGCGAGTCGCTCTGCTTCTGCAAAGGCGTCGGCAAGTCCGAGAGGACCAAGGCCGCCATCTTCTCCGGCAAGTCCCCGGCAATGGCCGCCGTCTCCGGCTCCGGCACCGGCTTCCTCATTCACCGGAACCTCCTCCTCACCACCCACGCCAGCCTACCCTCCGTGGCGGCCGCCGAGACCGCCGAGATCCAGCTCCAGAGCGGGGTCGCCGCCACCTTGTTTCCCCATAG GTTTTTTATCACAAGTTCAGTTTTGGATCTTTCAATAGTGGGTTTAGATACCATTGATGGAGATTCCAATGCCCAGGGTCAGCAGCCTCACTACTTGAAAACTAATGCCAAGCCAAACCTTGACTTGGGCAGCATCGTATACGTTTTAGGGTTTACGGAGAAAAAGGAATTAACAATTGGAGAGGGAAAAGTCGTTATAGCAACTGATAATCTTATCAAGTTATCAACTGAGGGGGTGGTATGGAGTCCTGGGTCGGCTGGTTTTGATGCTCAGGGAAATCTTGCATTTATGATATGCGATCCTATGAAACTAGCCACGTCTCCAAACACCAAATCCTCTTCCacgtcatcatcatcctcatcatcatcaaagaAAGACCTTACGATGCAATTTGGGATCCCTATACCTATTATTTGTGATTGGTTGAACCAGCACTGGGAAGGCAGCCTTGACGAACTTAATAAACCAAAATTGCCAATCATGCGATTGATGTCTACCGGCCAGAAAAGTGAGCATTCGTGTGCATCCTTCACAATGCGCCGGGTTTTCAAGTCAACAGAAGCTGATGGTGATGGAACTCCATCTTCTTCAAACCTAATATCCAAATCCAGAGATCCGCCTGGACCGAGTTGCTCCATTGCTGTAAATATGATCGATCAGGAACAGAAGGCCATTGATCCAGATTCTACACATTTTCAGGGAATCCCAACTCCAGAAATATATGAATCGAGGAAATTGACTTCCATGCCTGTTCGCAAGAAAGAAGCTGGTCAGATGCAGCTTTTGGATATTAATTTCCCACCAAGAATTGCAAAACCTGCGGTGGCTTTGCTGCCAGCTAAACTTCTGCATCGGAGTTCCAACAAGGACTACGTCGAGAAATTGCGCCTGCAGAACCCACTGAGAACAGAAGAAGTGCAAGATGTGGGACTGACCAGTCCGCATTCGGTTGCCAAGATGGCTTCTACAGGTTCGGTGAACGGGGCCCAGAGTGAGGTCCAGTCTTGCTCATCTCCATTGGAAGCTTCAGAAATGCATTACGGGTACAGCAGTGAGGAAGAGACTATGTACTCCGCAGAAACTGCCGAGAGCAGGAATTACACTAGCCCTAGAGAGGGGAAGTTTCATCAAGTTGGGAGGAGTCAGAGTTGTGTGAGCTACAGCAGATGGGGGCCTGCACAGAGAAGCTCAACAGCTCGCAGAGAGTTGCTAGAAAAAGAGAGGAGCTTCATCCACGGGAGAAAGGTGCATTCACACGGGGCAACTTCCCAAAGGAGCAATGACTACTTCAGCCCTACAGTCTCTTCAATCATGAAGAAGCGGAACAACCCAGAGCAACCTAGTCGGCCACGACCAAGTGCTGTAAATTCATCACCAAGATGGGCATTTTGA